GACGTACTTATCAACAAGCTATTTTAAGCCCTGTGGCTTCTGTGGATAACAAAAGTGCGGTTGTAAACCAAGGTGATTTTTTAACACAGCTCTCTAACGTGCGTGGCTACTCAAGCTCAATTACCAATCGCTTTGCTGCGAATTATGGCAAAATCACAAACTGGGTGCTTGCAGGAGCAAATGTAAATGAATTAGCACAATACGGCATTAACCCTCAAATTATGAAAGGTTTTGATGGTTATCAAAACGTCTTGATGACGGGATATTATTCGCCGGTTATTCATGCTCGCCGCACTGCACAAGGCAAATACCAATACCCAATTTATGCGATGCCAAGTTATAAACGTTATAGTCGTGCGGAAATTTACAATGGTGCATTGGCAGGGAAGGGCTTAGAGCTTGCTTATAGTGATTCAATGATGGATAACTTCTTACTTGGCGTACAGGGGAGTGGTTATGTTGATTACGGCGATGGTAATTTAAATTATTTAGCCTATGCGGGGCAAAATGGTTATAAATATCAAGCGGTTGGTCGTTTGTTAGTAGAAGATGGTGAAATTCCAAAAGAAAAAATGTCTATTCAAGCGATTCGTGAATGGGGGAAAGCAAACCCATCTCGCGTACGAGAATTGTTAGAACGTAATCCATCTTATGTTTTCTTTAAAAACGATCCAACAGGTAAAGTGAAAGGTTCTGCAGGTGTGCCTTTAGTGCCAATGGCTGCTGTTGCTTCTGATCGCAATGTCATTCCTTCTGGAACCGTATTATTGGTTGAAGTACCTGATATTGATAATGAGGGTAACTGGATGGGCACACACAAATTACACTTAATGGTGGCACTTGATGTGGGCGGAGCAGTAAATGGTCACCACTTTGATTTATACCGTGGTATTGGCGATCAAGCGGGTCACATCGCTGGTTTATCAAAACACTATGGACGCGTTTGGGTTCTACAATAATGGCTCGTGTCGATAACTACGAACAACGTTTTGGCGGCATTGGTCGCCTTTATACACCAGAAGGCTTGGCGCGTTTGCGTCAGGCTCATGTGTGCGTCATTGGTATTGGCGGTGTAGGTTCGTGGGTGGTGGAAGCGCTTGCGCGAAGTGGCGTAGGGCAGATCACAATGATTGATATGGATGATATTTGTGTCACTAATATTAATCGTCAGCTTCCTGCGTTGAGTGGCAATATTGGCAAGCTTAAAACAGAAGTGATGGCCGAGAGAGTTAAGCTGATTAATCCAGAATGTGTGATAAATGTCATTGATGATTTCATCTCACCGGATAATCAAGCCGAATATTTAAATCGTGGCTATGATTATGTCATTGATGCCATTGATAATGTGAAAACCAAAGCGGCGATGATTGCCTATTGCAAACGTAATAAAATCAAGATTATTACTATTGGTGGCGCAGGTGGTCAGACAGATCCATCCAAAATCCAAATTGCGGATTTAAGCAAAACGATCCAAGATCCATTATTGGCGAAAGTGCGGTCAGTTTTACGTAAGGATTTTAATTTTACCCAAAATCCACAACGTAAGTTCGCAGTTGATGCGGTGTTTTCCAGTCAGCCTCTGATTTTCCCTAAAATGAGCGAGGGCTGTGAAGTATCAGCCACCATGAATTGTGCAAATGGCTTTGGTGCAGCAACCATGATCACCGCAACCTTTGGATTCTTTGCCGTTTCTAGGGTAATAGACAAGTTATTAAAATAAAGAAATGGAGCAACGTGAAAACGTTGCTTTTTCTTTATGAATAAAAGTATTTAATAAGATGAAGAAATATCACTTCATTTTTTTAATTTGAAATGTTGCAATTTTATCAAAAAAGCGTAGTCTATGTTGGCTTTGAGAATAATTCCCAATAAAAGTAAGGAAACAAAAATGAAACAAGTATTAAAAATGAGTGCAATTTCTACCGCACTTTTAACACTTCCAATGATGGCAAATGCAGATGTATTGGCATCCGTAAAACCCCTCGGTTTTATTACATCGTCTATTGCTAATGGTGTAACGGATACGCAAATTTTAGTGCCTGCTGGTGCTTCTCCACATGATTACAGCTTAAAACTTTCAGATGTGCAAAAAGTGAAATCGGCGGATTTAGTGCTTTGGGTTGGTGAAGATATTGACGCTTTCTTAGCAAAACCAATTAGCCAAATTGATAGCAAAAAAGTCATCAATATTTCTGCGATTCCAGAAATTAAACCACTTTTAAGTAAAGTTCATCATGAACATTACCATGAAGGTGATGAGCATGAGCACGGACATAGCCATGATCACAAACATGGACACGACCATAAACACGAACACGGTCATGACCATGATCATGATCATCA
This portion of the Haemophilus parainfluenzae T3T1 genome encodes:
- the tcdA gene encoding tRNA cyclic N6-threonylcarbamoyladenosine(37) synthase TcdA — encoded protein: MARVDNYEQRFGGIGRLYTPEGLARLRQAHVCVIGIGGVGSWVVEALARSGVGQITMIDMDDICVTNINRQLPALSGNIGKLKTEVMAERVKLINPECVINVIDDFISPDNQAEYLNRGYDYVIDAIDNVKTKAAMIAYCKRNKIKIITIGGAGGQTDPSKIQIADLSKTIQDPLLAKVRSVLRKDFNFTQNPQRKFAVDAVFSSQPLIFPKMSEGCEVSATMNCANGFGAATMITATFGFFAVSRVIDKLLK
- the mltA gene encoding murein transglycosylase A, with the protein product MKFRQNLAVKMLSVMAAVSVLASCGSAPSKVSSKNNSSLPRTATGDDPQKFGAKYSGRTYQQAILSPVASVDNKSAVVNQGDFLTQLSNVRGYSSSITNRFAANYGKITNWVLAGANVNELAQYGINPQIMKGFDGYQNVLMTGYYSPVIHARRTAQGKYQYPIYAMPSYKRYSRAEIYNGALAGKGLELAYSDSMMDNFLLGVQGSGYVDYGDGNLNYLAYAGQNGYKYQAVGRLLVEDGEIPKEKMSIQAIREWGKANPSRVRELLERNPSYVFFKNDPTGKVKGSAGVPLVPMAAVASDRNVIPSGTVLLVEVPDIDNEGNWMGTHKLHLMVALDVGGAVNGHHFDLYRGIGDQAGHIAGLSKHYGRVWVLQ